In one Microbacterium invictum genomic region, the following are encoded:
- the rpsB gene encoding 30S ribosomal protein S2 codes for MAVVTIRQLLDSGVHFGHQTRRWNPKVKRFILTERSGIHIIDLQQSLSYIDKAYEFVKETVAHGGTVLFVGTKKQAQEVIAEQATRVGQPYVNQRWLGGLLTNFQTVSKRLARMKELEELDYDDPAASGFTKKELLLKKRELDKLHKSLGGIRNMSKTPSAIWVVDAKREHLAVDEATKLGIPVIGILDTNADPDEFQYPIPGNDDAIRSVSLLTRIIADAAAEGLIQRHQPSDEAEAAEPLADWERELLEQGTTVTGDADVSVAATETAADEAGADAAEQAVAAENAATADASEADAAEATADEAENTEK; via the coding sequence ATGGCCGTCGTCACCATCCGCCAGCTGCTCGACAGCGGCGTTCACTTCGGACACCAGACACGCCGGTGGAATCCGAAGGTGAAGCGCTTCATCCTCACCGAGCGCAGCGGCATCCACATCATCGATCTCCAGCAGTCGCTGTCGTACATCGACAAGGCCTACGAGTTCGTCAAGGAGACCGTGGCCCACGGCGGCACGGTCCTCTTCGTCGGCACCAAGAAGCAGGCCCAGGAGGTCATCGCCGAGCAGGCGACCCGTGTCGGCCAGCCCTACGTCAACCAGCGCTGGCTCGGTGGTCTGCTGACGAACTTCCAGACCGTGTCCAAGCGCCTCGCCCGAATGAAGGAGCTCGAAGAGCTGGACTACGACGACCCGGCAGCCAGCGGCTTCACCAAGAAGGAACTGCTGCTGAAGAAGCGCGAGCTCGACAAGCTGCACAAGTCTCTCGGCGGTATCCGCAACATGTCCAAGACGCCGTCGGCGATCTGGGTCGTCGACGCCAAGCGCGAGCACCTCGCCGTCGACGAGGCGACGAAGCTCGGCATCCCGGTCATCGGCATCCTCGACACGAACGCCGACCCGGACGAGTTCCAGTACCCGATCCCCGGCAACGACGACGCCATCCGTTCGGTGTCGCTGCTCACACGCATCATCGCCGACGCCGCCGCGGAGGGCCTCATCCAGCGCCACCAGCCCTCTGACGAGGCCGAGGCCGCTGAGCCGCTCGCCGACTGGGAGCGCGAGCTCCTCGAGCAGGGCACCACGGTCACGGGTGATGCAGATGTCTCGGTCGCTGCGACCGAGACCGCAGCAGACGAGGCCGGTGCCGACGCCGCCGAGCAGGCCGTCGCCGCCGAGAACGCCGCCACCGCCGACGCTTCCGAGGCCGACGCCGCCGAGGCCACGGCCGACGAGGCGGAGAACACCGAGAAGTAA
- the tsf gene encoding translation elongation factor Ts, which produces MANFTIADIKALREQLGTGMVDTKKALEEADGDVEKAVEILRLKGAKGNAKRADRSTSEGLIAAREEAGKVTMIELACETDFVAKNDRFVALADKVVEAAANAGADSVEAALAAPAGSQTVAELISDEAAIIGEKVELRRVRTLAGEHFEVYLHKTNKDLPPQVGVVLAYSGDDAETARSLAQHISFANPSYLSRDEVPEEDVEKERQIVTEISRNEGKPEAALPKIVEGRVNAFFKQVSLLDQDYARDNKQSVAQVAKDAGLTLTGFARFKVGA; this is translated from the coding sequence ATGGCAAACTTCACCATCGCCGACATCAAGGCTCTTCGCGAGCAGCTCGGCACCGGAATGGTCGACACCAAGAAGGCCCTCGAGGAGGCCGACGGCGATGTCGAGAAGGCCGTCGAGATCCTGCGCCTGAAGGGCGCGAAGGGCAACGCCAAGCGCGCCGATCGCTCGACGAGCGAGGGCCTGATCGCTGCTCGCGAGGAGGCCGGCAAGGTCACCATGATCGAGCTCGCCTGCGAGACCGACTTCGTCGCCAAGAACGACCGCTTCGTCGCCCTCGCGGACAAGGTCGTCGAGGCCGCCGCGAACGCCGGGGCCGATTCCGTCGAGGCGGCGCTGGCGGCTCCCGCCGGGTCGCAGACCGTCGCCGAACTGATCTCGGACGAAGCCGCGATCATCGGCGAGAAGGTCGAGCTGCGTCGCGTGCGTACCCTCGCCGGCGAGCACTTCGAGGTCTACCTGCACAAGACCAACAAGGACCTGCCGCCGCAGGTCGGTGTCGTGCTGGCCTACTCGGGGGACGACGCCGAAACCGCCCGCAGCCTCGCCCAGCACATCTCCTTCGCCAACCCCTCGTACCTCTCACGCGACGAGGTTCCCGAGGAGGACGTGGAGAAGGAGCGTCAGATCGTCACGGAGATCTCCCGCAACGAAGGCAAGCCCGAAGCGGCGCTGCCCAAGATCGTCGAGGGGCGCGTGAACGCCTTCTTCAAGCAGGTGTCGCTCCTGGACCAGGACTACGCCCGCGACAACAAGCAGTCGGTGGCCCAGGTCGCGAAGGACGCCGGCCTGACCCTGACCGGGTTCGCCCGGTTCAAGGTCGGCGCCTGA
- the pyrH gene encoding UMP kinase gives MIDETSHRRRVLLKLSGEAFGGGQLGVNPDIVSQIAREIAAAVDRVEIAVVVGGGNFFRGAELSQRGMDRGRADYMGMLGTVMNALALQDFLEQAGAATRVQSAISMTQVAEPYIPRRAERHMEKGRVVIFGAGAGLPYFSTDTVAAQRALEIGAVEVLVAKNGVDGVYTADPRKDPTATRIDRITYIDALQRGLKVVDSTAFSLCMDNGMDMRVFGMEPEGNVTRALLGESIGTLVTV, from the coding sequence GTGATCGATGAGACGAGCCACCGCCGTCGAGTACTGCTGAAGCTGTCGGGGGAGGCGTTCGGCGGAGGGCAGCTCGGGGTCAACCCCGACATCGTCAGCCAGATCGCCCGCGAGATCGCCGCCGCGGTCGACCGGGTCGAGATCGCCGTGGTGGTCGGCGGCGGGAACTTCTTCCGCGGCGCCGAACTCAGCCAGCGCGGAATGGACCGCGGCCGTGCGGACTACATGGGCATGCTCGGCACGGTGATGAACGCCCTCGCATTGCAGGACTTCCTGGAGCAGGCCGGAGCCGCGACACGCGTGCAGTCGGCGATCTCGATGACCCAGGTCGCCGAGCCGTACATCCCGCGCCGGGCCGAGCGCCACATGGAGAAGGGTCGGGTCGTCATCTTCGGCGCCGGAGCCGGGCTCCCCTACTTCTCCACCGACACGGTTGCCGCCCAGCGTGCCCTGGAGATCGGTGCCGTCGAGGTCCTGGTGGCCAAGAACGGCGTGGACGGCGTCTACACCGCGGATCCGCGGAAGGATCCCACGGCGACGCGCATCGATCGCATCACCTACATCGATGCTCTCCAGCGCGGCCTGAAGGTGGTCGACTCGACGGCGTTCAGCCTGTGCATGGACAACGGCATGGACATGCGCGTGTTCGGAATGGAGCCGGAGGGCAACGTCACCCGCGCCCTGCTGGGCGAGTCCATCGGCACGCTGGTCACCGTCTGA
- the frr gene encoding ribosome recycling factor — MIADVLADAASRMDRAVEAAKEDFATVRTGRANPQLFQKILVDYYGSPTPLAQLASLNNTEARTLVVTPYDKSALKAIEQAIRDTPNLGANPTNDGNIVRVTLPELTQERRKEFVKIVRSKGEDAKVHVRGIRRKAKDDLDALKSEVGEDEISRGEKELDALTRTHVDAIDDALKRKEAELLEV; from the coding sequence GTGATCGCCGACGTACTGGCAGATGCCGCTTCCCGCATGGATCGTGCGGTCGAGGCCGCGAAGGAGGACTTCGCGACCGTTCGCACGGGACGCGCCAACCCGCAGCTGTTCCAGAAGATCCTGGTCGACTACTACGGCTCGCCCACGCCGCTCGCGCAGCTGGCCTCGCTGAACAACACGGAGGCACGTACCCTCGTCGTCACTCCCTACGACAAGTCGGCGCTGAAGGCCATCGAGCAGGCGATCCGCGACACGCCGAACCTCGGGGCCAATCCCACCAACGACGGCAACATCGTCCGGGTGACTTTGCCCGAGCTCACCCAGGAGCGCCGCAAGGAGTTCGTCAAGATCGTGCGCTCCAAGGGTGAGGACGCCAAAGTGCACGTGCGCGGCATCCGCCGCAAGGCCAAGGACGACCTGGACGCCCTGAAGAGCGAGGTCGGCGAGGACGAGATCTCCCGCGGTGAGAAGGAGCTCGACGCTCTGACGCGCACGCACGTCGACGCCATCGATGACGCGCTCAAGCGCAAAGAGGCTGAGCTGCTCGAAGTGTGA
- a CDS encoding phosphatidate cytidylyltransferase, with the protein MTDTAGGERGSDAPEAPATRREAAAARRGLAAGEPGFQTHVRAARSELETQLAHARAEFEEANARITQRTGRNLILAILIGLAIGVVVLASLIFFKQLFVLFALAASTLGTFEFSRALRTSGRKVDVVAQLIAGTLLVLAGFFLQPWLHWIGAFAAVALVVVWRLVGQLFADDGRSHGRVLGDVLVAAFVQLYVPFLASLCVALLAQDGGQWWVLAFIIVAVASDTGAYVSGLTLGRSGRHPMAPRISPKKTWEGFAGAAVAAVIAGLLLAPLMLGLPIWTGVVIGLVILGTATAGDLGESMIKRDLGIKDMSSWLPGHGGVLDRLDSILPSTTAALALYYLLSPLGVA; encoded by the coding sequence ATGACAGACACCGCGGGCGGAGAGCGGGGCAGCGACGCCCCCGAGGCTCCCGCGACCCGTCGGGAGGCCGCCGCAGCGCGACGCGGACTGGCGGCCGGCGAGCCCGGATTCCAGACGCACGTGCGGGCCGCCCGGAGCGAACTGGAGACCCAGCTCGCGCATGCGCGAGCGGAGTTTGAGGAAGCCAACGCCCGGATCACCCAGCGCACCGGGCGGAACCTGATCCTGGCGATCCTCATCGGCCTCGCGATCGGCGTCGTCGTGCTGGCCTCCCTCATCTTCTTCAAGCAGCTGTTCGTCCTTTTCGCGCTGGCTGCCAGCACCCTGGGCACCTTCGAGTTCAGCCGCGCGCTGCGCACGTCGGGCCGAAAGGTCGACGTCGTCGCCCAGCTGATCGCGGGAACCCTCCTGGTGCTGGCCGGATTCTTCCTGCAGCCCTGGCTGCACTGGATCGGCGCCTTCGCCGCGGTGGCGCTCGTGGTGGTGTGGCGCCTCGTGGGTCAGCTGTTCGCCGACGACGGCAGATCGCACGGGCGTGTGCTCGGGGATGTCCTTGTCGCCGCCTTCGTACAGCTCTACGTCCCGTTCCTGGCGAGCCTGTGCGTCGCCCTGCTCGCCCAGGACGGCGGTCAGTGGTGGGTCCTCGCGTTCATCATCGTCGCCGTGGCCTCCGACACCGGCGCCTACGTCTCGGGACTCACGCTCGGGCGGAGCGGTCGGCACCCGATGGCCCCGCGTATCAGCCCGAAGAAGACATGGGAGGGCTTCGCCGGGGCGGCGGTGGCCGCGGTGATCGCGGGACTGCTCCTCGCCCCACTCATGCTGGGCCTGCCGATCTGGACGGGCGTCGTCATCGGATTGGTGATCCTCGGCACGGCGACGGCCGGCGACCTCGGCGAGTCCATGATCAAGCGCGATCTCGGCATCAAGGACATGAGTTCGTGGCTCCCGGGTCACGGGGGAGTCCTCGACCGCCTCGACTCGATCCTCCCGTCCACGACCGCCGCGCTGGCGCTGTACTACCTGCTCTCGCCGTTGGGAGTCGCATGA
- a CDS encoding DivIVA domain-containing protein, with product MTELRSSETAAGDSRPRAAFPVTHGREKGYDRDAVDDFLLRARESFEGRAADPLNSWDVRHAAFALVRGGYVIDAVDSALGRIEDAFAAREREAEVGRLGAAGWVGRTRELAQEVLDRLSRPEGRRFDRVSVLRFGYRIDEVDLVADRICRYLESGQTVTVEQVRAVAFRMQRGGYREQQVDAVLDAVVEVMLAVS from the coding sequence ATGACCGAGCTTCGATCGTCCGAGACCGCGGCGGGAGACTCCAGACCCCGCGCGGCATTCCCTGTCACTCACGGCCGCGAGAAGGGATACGACCGCGACGCCGTGGATGACTTCCTGCTGCGTGCCCGTGAGTCCTTCGAGGGGCGGGCGGCCGATCCCCTGAATTCGTGGGATGTCCGCCACGCCGCCTTCGCGCTGGTGCGCGGCGGCTACGTCATCGACGCGGTCGACTCGGCCCTCGGCCGGATCGAGGATGCCTTCGCGGCCCGCGAACGCGAAGCCGAGGTCGGGCGGCTCGGTGCCGCCGGCTGGGTCGGGCGGACGCGAGAACTCGCCCAGGAGGTGCTGGATCGACTCTCGCGCCCGGAGGGACGACGCTTCGACCGCGTCAGCGTCCTCCGTTTCGGCTACCGCATCGACGAGGTCGACCTGGTCGCAGACCGCATCTGCCGCTACTTGGAGTCCGGTCAGACCGTGACGGTCGAGCAGGTTCGCGCCGTCGCCTTCCGCATGCAGCGCGGCGGGTATCGCGAGCAGCAGGTCGATGCGGTGCTCGACGCGGTCGTGGAAGTCATGCTCGCGGTGTCGTGA
- a CDS encoding lytic transglycosylase domain-containing protein yields MATFAAFAAVAFAAAWIGPTGAALTRANAEEVPPISLYASTLGDVQAVTVDADAEAREDAPSLDRSGYTVYVTPTPTPTPTPTATRSGSSASSSGSGGWAPPFVTPDPGSAQAIAYDMVLARGWGDDQFSCLVALWNKESGWRVNAYNASSGAYGIPQSLPGNKMASAGADWETNPATQITWGLGYIAGRYGTPCGAWDHSTRTGWY; encoded by the coding sequence GTGGCCACGTTCGCAGCATTCGCGGCGGTCGCCTTCGCCGCAGCGTGGATCGGTCCGACCGGGGCCGCGCTGACACGGGCGAACGCCGAAGAGGTGCCGCCGATCTCGCTCTACGCGAGCACCCTCGGCGACGTTCAAGCGGTCACCGTGGACGCCGACGCCGAGGCCCGGGAGGACGCGCCGTCCCTCGATCGCAGCGGATACACCGTGTACGTCACCCCCACCCCGACGCCCACTCCCACCCCGACAGCGACACGGTCGGGATCCTCGGCGTCCTCGTCGGGATCCGGGGGATGGGCGCCGCCCTTCGTCACCCCCGATCCGGGAAGCGCTCAGGCGATCGCTTACGACATGGTTCTCGCGCGCGGGTGGGGCGATGATCAGTTCAGCTGCCTGGTGGCGCTGTGGAACAAGGAGTCCGGGTGGCGGGTGAACGCCTACAACGCCTCCAGCGGGGCGTACGGCATTCCGCAGTCGCTCCCCGGCAACAAGATGGCCTCGGCCGGCGCCGACTGGGAGACCAACCCCGCGACGCAGATCACCTGGGGCCTCGGGTACATCGCCGGGCGCTACGGGACGCCGTGCGGAGCGTGGGACCACTCGACCCGTACCGGGTGGTACTGA